A genomic window from Paramormyrops kingsleyae isolate MSU_618 chromosome 23, PKINGS_0.4, whole genome shotgun sequence includes:
- the med30 gene encoding mediator of RNA polymerase II transcription subunit 30 isoform X2, whose translation MQGSFQQRNPASVAMTTPPVAGACMTATPFPGQQAQAAREVNTASLCRIGQETVQDIVFRTMEIFQLLRNMQLPNGVTYHPNTHQDRLAKLQEHLRQLSVLFRKLRLVYDKCNENCAGLDPVPVEQLIPYVEEDSKHDEHSAQQSRYASDERREVLEVNKKLKQKNQQLKQIMDQLRNLIWEINSMLAVRN comes from the exons ATGCAGGGTAGTTTCCAGCAGCGAAATCCCGCCTCCGTCGCCATGACCACGCCCCCTGTGGCCGGGGCTTGCATGACGGCCACGCCCTTCCCCGGGCAGCAGGCGCAGGCGGCACGGGAGGTCAACACGGCGTCGCTCTGCCGCATTGGACAGGAGACTGTGCAGGACATCGTCTTCAGGACCATGGAGATCTTCCAGCTGCTGAGGAACATGCAG CTGCCAAACGGCGTGACGTACCATCCCAACACACACCAGGACAGGCTGGCAAAGCTGCAGGAACACCTAAGGCAGCTCTCCGTCCTTTTCCGCAAGCTGCGGCTGGTGTACGACAAGTGCAACGAGAACTGTGCCGGCCTGGACCCCGTGCCTGTCGAG CAACTCATCCCATATGTCGAGGAGGACTCCAAACACGACGAGCACTCAGCCCAGCAGAGCCGCTACGCCAGCGACGAGAGGAGGGAAGTGCTTGAAGTCAATAAG AAGCTCAAACAGAAGAATCAACAGCTGAAGCAAATAATGGACCAGCTCCGGAATCTCATCTGGGAGATAAATTCCATGCTTGCTGTGAGAAATTGA
- the med30 gene encoding mediator of RNA polymerase II transcription subunit 30 isoform X1, with the protein MQGSFQQRNPASVAMTTPPVAGACMTATPFPGQQAQAAREVNTASLCRIGQETVQDIVFRTMEIFQLLRNMQLPNGVTYHPNTHQDRLAKLQEHLRQLSVLFRKLRLVYDKCNENCAGLDPVPVEQLIPYVEEDSKHDEHSAQQSRYASDERREVLEVNKKMHWRLGEDEVRKRVKLADSPHRDIKARRETYKHRYHRVRVEFELALVYAF; encoded by the exons ATGCAGGGTAGTTTCCAGCAGCGAAATCCCGCCTCCGTCGCCATGACCACGCCCCCTGTGGCCGGGGCTTGCATGACGGCCACGCCCTTCCCCGGGCAGCAGGCGCAGGCGGCACGGGAGGTCAACACGGCGTCGCTCTGCCGCATTGGACAGGAGACTGTGCAGGACATCGTCTTCAGGACCATGGAGATCTTCCAGCTGCTGAGGAACATGCAG CTGCCAAACGGCGTGACGTACCATCCCAACACACACCAGGACAGGCTGGCAAAGCTGCAGGAACACCTAAGGCAGCTCTCCGTCCTTTTCCGCAAGCTGCGGCTGGTGTACGACAAGTGCAACGAGAACTGTGCCGGCCTGGACCCCGTGCCTGTCGAG CAACTCATCCCATATGTCGAGGAGGACTCCAAACACGACGAGCACTCAGCCCAGCAGAGCCGCTACGCCAGCGACGAGAGGAGGGAAGTGCTTGAAGTCAATAAG AAGATGCACTGGAGATTGGGTGAAGATGAGGTCAGGAAAAGGGTTAAGCTGGCCGATTCACCTCACCGCGATATCAAGGCACGGAGGGAGACGTACAAACACAGATACCATAGAGTCCGAGTTGAGTTTGAATTGGCTTTGGTGTACGCATTTTAA
- the med30 gene encoding mediator of RNA polymerase II transcription subunit 30 isoform X3 has product MQGSFQQRNPASVAMTTPPVAGACMTATPFPGQQAQAAREVNTASLCRIGQETVQDIVFRTMEIFQLLRNMQQLIPYVEEDSKHDEHSAQQSRYASDERREVLEVNKKMHWRLGEDEVRKRVKLADSPHRDIKARRETYKHRYHRVRVEFELALVYAF; this is encoded by the exons ATGCAGGGTAGTTTCCAGCAGCGAAATCCCGCCTCCGTCGCCATGACCACGCCCCCTGTGGCCGGGGCTTGCATGACGGCCACGCCCTTCCCCGGGCAGCAGGCGCAGGCGGCACGGGAGGTCAACACGGCGTCGCTCTGCCGCATTGGACAGGAGACTGTGCAGGACATCGTCTTCAGGACCATGGAGATCTTCCAGCTGCTGAGGAACATGCAG CAACTCATCCCATATGTCGAGGAGGACTCCAAACACGACGAGCACTCAGCCCAGCAGAGCCGCTACGCCAGCGACGAGAGGAGGGAAGTGCTTGAAGTCAATAAG AAGATGCACTGGAGATTGGGTGAAGATGAGGTCAGGAAAAGGGTTAAGCTGGCCGATTCACCTCACCGCGATATCAAGGCACGGAGGGAGACGTACAAACACAGATACCATAGAGTCCGAGTTGAGTTTGAATTGGCTTTGGTGTACGCATTTTAA